A stretch of the Amycolatopsis sp. BJA-103 genome encodes the following:
- a CDS encoding DUF4291 domain-containing protein, producing the protein MNEEIPARQIRAVRTETTIRVYQAYSPAIADAALEAGTFVPPFKRERMTWIKPSFLWMAYRCGWAAKPGQERVLALDLTREGFAWALGHAALSHYDRDVHPDRETWQREVKASPVRVQWDPERGIRLGPLKHRSLQMGLSGEAVDRYVDKWITAVTDVTSTMREIGALVAANRIDDAEALLPAERPYPA; encoded by the coding sequence ATGAACGAAGAAATCCCGGCGCGGCAGATCCGCGCCGTCCGCACCGAAACCACGATCCGCGTCTATCAGGCGTATTCACCGGCCATCGCGGACGCCGCCCTCGAGGCGGGCACCTTCGTGCCGCCGTTCAAACGCGAACGGATGACCTGGATCAAGCCGTCCTTCCTGTGGATGGCGTACCGCTGCGGCTGGGCGGCCAAGCCCGGCCAGGAACGCGTGCTCGCCCTCGACCTCACTCGCGAGGGCTTCGCCTGGGCGCTCGGGCACGCGGCGCTCAGCCACTACGACCGGGACGTCCATCCCGATCGGGAGACCTGGCAGCGCGAGGTCAAGGCCAGCCCGGTCCGCGTCCAGTGGGACCCGGAACGCGGCATCCGCCTCGGCCCGCTGAAGCACCGTTCGCTCCAGATGGGGTTGAGCGGCGAGGCCGTCGATCGCTATGTCGACAAATGGATCACCGCGGTCACCGACGTCACCTCGACCATGCGCGAGATCGGCGCCCTCGTCGCGGCGAATCGCATCGACGACGCCGAAGCGCTGCTACCGGCGGAGCGCCCGTACCCCGCCTAG